CCGTCCACCTCTTTGGGACCACTGGGCATTAGCCAAGGAGGAAGCATGCTGGCCATCCGCTGAGTGCTGCTGGCCACACTGTGGGCAGTGCTGGCACAGGAGGCTGCCCTACGCTGAAGGTAGTGAGTGATGTGCTGACCAGGATACTGCATTCCCCTGACCTGTCCAGAGGGAGAACCTGAAAATCATGCCACTGTCCACTGGTTGCACAGGACTCCCGGTGCAGGCTCCTGCCCCAGCAGATGGGCTGGTGTGGGAAGGAGGCTGCTTCTGAGATCGGTGCAGCTCTGCGACTCAGGAAACTATTCTTGCTGCCGGGCTGGCTGCCCAGCAGGTCTGTGCTTTGCTGGTGGATGTTTCTCCTGAGGAGCCCCAGCTCTCCTGCTTCTGGAAGAGCCCCCTCAGTGACACTGGTTGTGAATAGAGTCCTCGGAGTCAAGGTTCTGAGTCAAAGTTGTGCTATTGGCGAGGAAGTTTCAGAACTGTCAGGCAGAACTCTTCCAGGAGCCATGCCAGTATTCTCAGGAGTCCCAGAAGTTCTGCCAGTTGGCAGTGCCAGAGGGAGATTACTATTTCTATACAGTGTCCCTGTGTGTTACCAAGAGTGTTGGGAACAAGTTCAGCAAAGCCCAAATATTGGAGGGTTATGGAATCCTGCAGTACGACCCACCTGTCAACATCACAGTCATTGCTGTGGCCAGAAAGCCCTGCTGGCTCAACGTCACCTAGCAAGACCCCCACTCCTGGAACTTATATTTCTACAGACTATGGTTTGATCTTTGATACCTGGCTAAATAGCAAAGATGTTCATAACATGGATGGCCAAAAATCTCCAACATCACCTGGAAAGGCATGAGGCACCAGACACAGCTTCAGGCCCAGGAGGAGCTGGGGCAAGGCTTGTGAAGTAAGTAGACCCCAGAGGCCATGGGCACCCTTTGGGCAGGCTCCAGGAGTCCTCTAGCTGAGACCACCTCCACGCAAACACCTACTACTCATAAAGATGATGATAATATTCTCCCCAGAGATTCTGCAAATGCAACAAGCTTCCTGGGTTAAAGAAGACATGGAAGTTGCAGGGTCTGAAAGAAGATAAGATCAGCATGCACTGGTTGTGTTCTCTGAGGTGGCTGGTCCCAGAGAGACCTAGACCCACCCCAGTGCTTGTTCCTCTCATCTCCCTTCAGTGTCCCCCAGCAGCCTTGGAATGGGCACCACTCCCAGCCACGGCCGACCAGATGCCAGGGACCCGTGGAGGCCTTATGACATCAGCAATAGAGACTACTTCTTCCCCATATAGCAGGCCAGGTGGCACCTGGCAGGTTGGGTGTGTAAACCAAAAAAGCATCTGAGACAGCTCCCCATCAGTTTAAAAGTGTATTTTGCCAATGTTAAGAACACGCCTGGAAGAAACAAACACGGAGTCATAGAAACAGTTTGGTCTATGTCTTTTTCCAAAGATGCTTTTGTGGGCTTTTGAGTATTTAAAGGGGACAAGCAGGCtggagggggaagagggagggtaTGGTCACATAACAGAATTCACACGTggcaagagaaaaggagcaggcAGGGGAATAGTCCATGACATGTTAATCTTGGGCTCAGTAAGTCAGCACTTTACATAAGATATGGTGAACATAGAGCAGATACCTGTGGAGATGTTTCACCTTGATCTGTAGCTGTCTGctgaggaacaaaaggaaaggcagcttCTTGCATGCCTCAGCTTTCTGCTCGTGTTTTTCCTTTTGGCACTGCGAACTGGGGTCCTGAgctcttattttcctttcacaggtgtCAGGCATGCTGCACCGTGTGGACGACGGAGTGCAAACAGGCTCAGGAGAAGCTGCCTCTCACTGCCCTGCCAGCTCATCTCGGAGCATGAGGCCTTTGGCTTCACTGTTGTGGAAGAGCCTGGCAGAATGTTCTAGGCCAGATGAAAATCGGGCTGCTGCAGCCATTCAGAAGGAAGAAGTGGTTGAGTTTTTAAACCTGCTTTCCCAAATGCCCTGCTCAAGAGGGTTAGAGTGAGCTTAGGCCACCATGAAAAGAGTTGTATCAACGCGCTGTTGGACACTCAGGCAGGCAGAGCCAGGCAGCTGAGAGGCGGGGGCCTCTGTGTGAAGAAGAAGCTGCTGGCTGCCCACCCCCAACACTTGTGCACAAGCCGCACCATTGGGCAGGTGGGATGCATTTCCAGTCACCTTGCTCCTGGCCCCCTGTGCAGTTACATCTTCCAGCTCAAATTCTGAAACCTAAGTGCCTTTGCAATTCTGTTTTTCTGGGC
The nucleotide sequence above comes from Symphalangus syndactylus isolate Jambi chromosome 3, NHGRI_mSymSyn1-v2.1_pri, whole genome shotgun sequence. Encoded proteins:
- the LOC129478500 gene encoding LOW QUALITY PROTEIN: interleukin-6 receptor subunit alpha (The sequence of the model RefSeq protein was modified relative to this genomic sequence to represent the inferred CDS: inserted 8 bases in 6 codons; substituted 5 bases at 5 genomic stop codons); translation: MRTTGLSSCGQVQVCVLLALHSGYCIPLTCPEGEPENHATVHWLHRTPGAGSCPSRWAGVGRRLLLRSVQLCDSGNYSCCRAGCPAGLCXLLVDVSPEEPQLSCFWKSPLSDTGCEXSPRSQGSXVKVVLLARKFQNCQAELFQEPCQYSQESQKFCQLAVPEGDYYFYTVSLCVTKSVGNKFSKAQILEGYGILQYDPPVNITVIAVARKPCWLNVTXQDPHSWNLYFYRLWFDLXYLAKXAKMFITWMAKNLQHHXWKGMRHQTQLQAQEELGQGLXSKXTPEAMGTLWAGSRSPLAETTSTQTPTTHKDDDNILPRDSANATSFLXLKKTWKLQGLKEDKISMHWLCSLRWLVPERPRPTPVLVPLIXPSVSPSSLGMGTTPSHGRPDARDPWRPYDISNRDYFFPI